In Actinoplanes derwentensis, the following proteins share a genomic window:
- a CDS encoding ABC transporter ATP-binding protein translates to MEAIEVTGLRKTYDGRDAVAGIDLVVARGEIFSLLGPNGAGKTTTVEILEGHRRRTAGDVRVLGEDPGKAGSAWRTRIGIVLQDADDAADLTVREMIRHIGGFYPDPRTPDEVVELVGLTAKRDSKIRTLSGGQRRRVDVALGIVGRPELLFLDEPTTGFDPEARRQFWDLIRTLAADGTTIVLTTHYLDEAEALADRLAVVADGRIVAEGTPATLGGRSASEARVSWSEDGSKRSEQVADPSDLIRHLVNSGIDLTTLTVTRPTLEDTYLNLIGADK, encoded by the coding sequence GACATATGACGGGCGGGACGCGGTCGCGGGAATCGATCTCGTCGTCGCCCGCGGCGAGATCTTCTCGCTGCTCGGCCCGAACGGGGCCGGTAAGACCACCACCGTGGAGATCCTGGAGGGCCACCGCCGCCGGACCGCCGGTGACGTGCGGGTGCTCGGCGAGGACCCGGGCAAGGCCGGCTCGGCCTGGCGGACCCGGATCGGCATCGTGCTGCAGGACGCCGACGACGCCGCCGACCTCACGGTGCGCGAGATGATCCGGCACATCGGCGGCTTCTACCCGGACCCGCGCACCCCCGACGAGGTGGTCGAACTCGTCGGCCTCACCGCCAAACGCGACAGCAAGATCCGGACCCTCTCCGGTGGCCAGCGCCGCCGCGTCGACGTCGCCCTCGGTATCGTCGGCCGTCCCGAACTGCTGTTCCTCGACGAGCCGACCACCGGTTTCGACCCGGAGGCCCGCCGGCAGTTCTGGGACCTGATCCGCACCCTCGCCGCCGACGGCACCACCATCGTGCTGACCACCCACTACCTGGACGAGGCGGAAGCGCTCGCCGACCGGCTCGCGGTCGTGGCGGACGGCCGGATCGTCGCCGAGGGCACCCCCGCGACCCTGGGCGGCCGGTCCGCCAGCGAGGCCCGGGTGTCCTGGAGCGAGGACGGCTCGAAGCGAAGCGAACAGGTGGCCGACCCCAGCGACCTGATCCGGCACCTGGTGAACTCCGGCATCGACCTGACGACGCTCACCGTCACCCGGCCCACCCTCGAAGACACCTACCTGAACCTGATCGGAGCCGACAAGTGA
- a CDS encoding ABC transporter permease encodes MSTLAMSASRGHVEILMFLRDRTAVVFTFFFPALLLLLFGTIFGSDSSDGAVAASRIFTASMIAYGVLNTAFVTMGAGLATDREDGTLKRLRGTPMPATAYLIGKALLVLVLSVAEAAVMLLVGVLVFDMPLPPAAHWLTFSWIFVLSVIACSLLGIAVSALVRNARNAGAILNVPVVALQFISGVFIHPMSQLPDWLENVASVFPVRWMAQGFRYVFLPSDASSQELGGTWNLGGVAVVLGIWCVVGLALCLGTFRWSGRDR; translated from the coding sequence GTGAGCACCCTCGCGATGAGCGCCAGCCGGGGTCACGTCGAGATCCTGATGTTCCTGCGGGACCGGACCGCGGTGGTCTTCACCTTCTTCTTCCCGGCCCTGCTCCTGCTGCTGTTCGGCACCATCTTCGGCAGCGACTCGTCCGACGGGGCAGTCGCGGCGAGCCGGATCTTCACCGCCAGCATGATCGCGTACGGCGTGCTGAACACGGCTTTTGTGACGATGGGCGCCGGACTCGCGACCGACCGTGAGGACGGGACACTCAAGCGGCTGCGGGGCACACCGATGCCCGCCACCGCGTACCTGATCGGCAAGGCTCTTCTGGTTCTGGTCCTGAGCGTCGCCGAGGCAGCCGTCATGCTCCTCGTCGGTGTCCTCGTCTTCGACATGCCGTTGCCACCGGCCGCGCACTGGCTCACCTTCAGCTGGATCTTCGTGCTCTCGGTGATCGCCTGCTCCCTGCTCGGCATCGCCGTCAGCGCGCTGGTCCGGAACGCCCGCAACGCCGGTGCCATCCTGAACGTGCCGGTGGTGGCCCTCCAGTTCATCTCCGGCGTCTTCATCCACCCGATGAGCCAGCTCCCGGACTGGCTGGAGAACGTCGCGTCGGTCTTTCCGGTGCGCTGGATGGCGCAGGGGTTCCGCTACGTGTTCCTGCCCTCCGACGCTTCGTCGCAAGAGCTCGGCGGCACCTGGAACCTCGGCGGGGTGGCCGTGGTGCTCGGCATCTGGTGTGTGGTCGGATTGGCGCTGTGCCTGGGGACTTTCCGGTGGAGCGGTCGCGACCGCTGA
- a CDS encoding sensor histidine kinase, producing the protein MERSRPLSIRLWELYYLVVALALAVAIALLDGYSPIPRMLAVGAIAGMAALYLLGTRPRILSNRQNTLVAAAYLPLFALAVACVPHATWMLFAVIPIFFMTTALRTAVVLVVIVNIIPVVLELRAAPGGIALDLMIAVISTAAGVCMGVWITRMAEQSNQRAQLIAELEASRAELARLSHEAGVAAERNRLAGEIHDTLAQGFTSIITLIQAVDPVLRDERLALAVRTARENLTESRAMVAALTPSALTSASLPFAVRRSTARFTEESGVPCSFRITGDERALPTRAEVVLLRAAQESLTNVRRHAGAQETAVVLAYTPTSVRLVARDDGCGFDPATSSGFGLSGMRARASELGGTLVIRSSPADGTVLELEIPA; encoded by the coding sequence GTGGAGCGGTCGCGACCGCTGAGCATCCGGCTGTGGGAGTTGTACTACCTGGTGGTCGCGCTCGCTCTGGCGGTCGCGATCGCCTTGCTGGACGGATACTCCCCGATCCCCCGGATGCTCGCCGTCGGCGCCATCGCCGGGATGGCCGCCCTCTACCTGCTGGGCACCCGACCGCGGATCCTGAGCAACCGGCAGAACACCCTGGTGGCCGCCGCCTACCTGCCGCTCTTCGCCCTCGCCGTGGCCTGCGTGCCGCACGCCACCTGGATGCTGTTCGCCGTCATCCCGATCTTCTTCATGACGACGGCCTTGCGGACCGCGGTCGTCCTGGTGGTGATCGTCAACATCATCCCGGTCGTGCTGGAACTCCGGGCCGCTCCCGGCGGCATCGCCCTCGACCTGATGATCGCCGTCATCTCCACCGCCGCCGGTGTCTGCATGGGCGTCTGGATCACCAGGATGGCCGAACAGAGCAACCAGCGCGCCCAGCTCATCGCCGAACTCGAAGCCAGCCGGGCCGAACTCGCGCGCCTCTCCCACGAGGCCGGAGTCGCGGCCGAGCGGAACCGGCTCGCCGGCGAGATCCACGACACCCTCGCCCAAGGCTTCACCAGCATCATCACTCTGATCCAGGCGGTCGATCCGGTACTTCGCGACGAACGCTTGGCCCTCGCGGTCCGGACCGCCCGAGAAAACCTGACGGAATCCCGGGCCATGGTCGCGGCCCTCACGCCGTCGGCGTTGACCTCGGCCTCCCTTCCCTTCGCGGTACGCCGGTCGACCGCCCGTTTCACCGAGGAGTCCGGGGTGCCCTGCTCGTTCCGGATCACCGGCGACGAACGCGCCCTGCCCACCCGGGCCGAAGTGGTGTTGCTGCGCGCCGCCCAGGAGTCGCTGACCAACGTCCGCCGGCACGCGGGGGCCCAGGAGACAGCGGTGGTCCTCGCCTACACGCCGACGTCGGTGCGCCTGGTGGCCCGCGACGACGGTTGCGGTTTCGACCCCGCGACATCCTCGGGATTCGGACTCTCCGGAATGCGGGCGCGCGCGTCGGAACTCGGCGGCACCCTGGTCATCCGCAGTTCCCCCGCGGACGGCACCGTCCTCGAACTGGAGATCCCCGCATGA
- a CDS encoding response regulator, with product MIRILLVDDHPVVRMGLRGMLDAEPDLTVIGEASCGAEGTALARTARPDIVLMDLRMPGGDGVDAIGEILSTTTGVRVMVLTTYESDRDILRAIEAGACGYLLKDASPAELAEAVRAAARGETVLAPSVASTLVRQVRSPAPPALSARETEVLRLVASGLTNADIGRRLFISEATVKTHLLRAFTKLEVADRTAAVTTAMRHGLL from the coding sequence ATGATCCGGATCCTGCTCGTCGACGACCATCCCGTGGTGCGGATGGGCCTGCGCGGCATGCTGGACGCCGAACCCGACCTGACGGTCATCGGCGAGGCGTCCTGCGGTGCCGAGGGGACCGCGCTGGCCCGCACCGCACGGCCCGACATCGTGCTGATGGACCTGCGGATGCCCGGTGGCGACGGTGTGGACGCCATCGGCGAGATTCTTTCCACAACCACCGGTGTACGTGTGATGGTGCTGACCACCTACGAGTCGGATCGTGACATCCTGCGCGCCATCGAAGCCGGCGCCTGTGGCTACCTCCTGAAGGACGCCTCCCCCGCGGAACTGGCCGAGGCGGTCCGAGCGGCCGCCCGCGGTGAGACGGTGCTGGCCCCCAGCGTGGCGTCGACACTGGTCCGGCAGGTGCGCAGTCCCGCGCCGCCGGCCCTGTCCGCCCGCGAGACCGAGGTGCTGCGGCTGGTGGCGTCGGGCCTGACCAACGCCGACATCGGCAGGCGCCTGTTCATCAGCGAGGCCACCGTCAAGACTCACCTCCTGCGGGCTTTCACCAAGTTGGAGGTGGCCGACCGTACCGCCGCCGTGACCACCGCGATGCGCCACGGCCTGCTCTGA